One Halobacterium zhouii genomic region harbors:
- a CDS encoding Nif3-like dinuclear metal center hexameric protein produces MQLSEIASDWNERLRVDDYADAATNGLQVGSREMDVERVAFAVDAAVETIEKAVEWDADLLVTHHGVVWGGLDSVTGHEYDRVAPLIRNDCALYAAHLPLDGHPELGNAARLADVLGLENRAPFAESGPEHTGVKGTASESYTAESLRERLESELDTGGQPVQVLDFGPEELREIAVLTGGGADWLREAEAAGADAFVTGEGKQKLYHEAREAGVSVFLAGHYATETFGVQALQAEAEAWGLETTFVDHPTGL; encoded by the coding sequence ATGCAACTCTCTGAAATCGCGAGCGACTGGAACGAGCGCTTGCGCGTGGACGACTACGCGGACGCCGCGACGAACGGCCTGCAGGTGGGGTCGCGGGAGATGGACGTCGAGCGCGTGGCGTTCGCGGTGGACGCGGCCGTCGAGACCATCGAGAAAGCAGTCGAGTGGGACGCAGACCTACTGGTGACCCACCACGGCGTCGTGTGGGGCGGTCTGGATTCGGTGACGGGCCACGAGTACGACCGGGTCGCGCCGCTGATCCGGAACGACTGTGCGCTGTACGCCGCCCACCTGCCGCTGGACGGGCATCCAGAACTCGGGAACGCGGCGCGCCTCGCGGACGTCCTCGGCCTGGAGAACCGCGCGCCGTTCGCCGAGTCGGGACCCGAACACACCGGTGTGAAAGGGACCGCCTCGGAGAGTTACACCGCGGAGAGCCTCCGCGAGCGCCTCGAATCCGAGTTGGACACCGGCGGCCAACCAGTGCAGGTACTCGACTTCGGCCCCGAGGAACTCCGCGAAATCGCGGTGCTGACCGGCGGCGGCGCGGACTGGCTCCGGGAAGCCGAGGCCGCGGGCGCGGACGCCTTCGTCACCGGCGAGGGCAAGCAGAAGCTCTACCACGAGGCCCGCGAGGCCGGCGTCTCGGTGTTCCTCGCCGGCCACTACGCCACGGAGACGTTCGGTGTGCAGGCGCTCCAGGCGGAGGCCGAAGCGTGGGGCCTGGAGACGACGTTCGTCGACCACCCGACCGGACTCTGA
- a CDS encoding FAD-dependent oxidoreductase produces the protein MSESHDLVIVGGGISGASLLYTAAKFTDVGSIALVEKESEVAAINSHHTNNSQTLHFGDIETNYTLEKAEEVKEGAELLAGYLENHDPDREMHSKRSKMVLAVGDEETDQLEARYHDEGFGDLFPKLDVLEREAIADVEPKVVEGRDPDTDLRALQTPDGYVVDYGRTAKSFVEQAREEANVDVYTDTEVTDIAETDDGYAIDTDGGRFDADVAVVAAGSHSLQMAKELGYGEDLVLLPVAGSFFLAEDFLNGKVYTLQMKKLPFAAVHGDADVHDDSITRFGPTAKLVPTLERGRLSTVSDFLDVFGLNVASFLSYANVLADRVLLPYVLRNLVYDVPEVGRRAFLPHVQKVVPSADLEDIERATGYGGVRPQIVDTSEKSLDMGEAKLTGDGVIFNITPSPGASTCLKNAMRDANQVVEFLGDDYEFDEAAFREATIEHFPRRRDDDSDGRASESADDGGERDDAVATPDADD, from the coding sequence ATGTCTGAATCACACGATCTCGTCATCGTCGGAGGCGGTATCAGCGGGGCGTCACTCCTCTACACCGCGGCGAAGTTCACCGACGTCGGCTCCATCGCGCTCGTGGAGAAGGAGTCCGAGGTGGCGGCTATCAACTCCCACCACACGAACAACTCCCAGACGCTCCACTTCGGGGACATCGAGACGAACTACACCCTCGAGAAGGCCGAGGAAGTAAAGGAGGGCGCAGAACTCCTCGCGGGCTACCTCGAGAACCACGACCCCGACCGGGAGATGCACAGCAAGCGCTCGAAGATGGTGCTCGCGGTCGGCGACGAGGAGACAGACCAACTCGAGGCGCGCTACCACGACGAGGGCTTCGGCGACCTGTTCCCGAAACTCGACGTGCTCGAGCGCGAGGCGATCGCGGACGTCGAACCGAAGGTCGTGGAGGGCCGCGACCCGGACACCGACCTCCGAGCGCTCCAGACGCCCGACGGCTACGTCGTGGACTACGGCCGGACCGCGAAGTCCTTCGTCGAGCAGGCCCGCGAAGAAGCGAACGTGGACGTCTACACGGACACCGAGGTCACGGACATCGCGGAGACCGACGACGGCTACGCTATCGACACGGACGGCGGGCGGTTCGACGCAGACGTCGCCGTCGTCGCCGCGGGTTCACACAGCCTCCAGATGGCGAAGGAACTCGGCTACGGCGAGGACCTCGTGTTGCTCCCGGTCGCGGGGAGTTTCTTCCTCGCGGAGGACTTCCTGAACGGGAAGGTGTACACGCTCCAGATGAAGAAACTCCCGTTCGCCGCGGTGCACGGCGACGCCGACGTGCACGACGACTCGATCACGCGATTCGGGCCGACCGCGAAACTCGTGCCCACCCTCGAGCGCGGCCGCCTCTCCACGGTCAGTGACTTCCTGGACGTGTTCGGCCTGAACGTCGCGTCGTTCCTGAGCTACGCGAACGTGCTCGCCGACCGCGTGCTCCTCCCGTACGTCCTCCGGAACCTCGTCTACGACGTGCCCGAGGTCGGGCGCCGGGCGTTCCTCCCGCACGTCCAGAAGGTCGTGCCGAGCGCCGACCTCGAGGACATCGAGCGCGCGACGGGCTACGGCGGCGTGCGCCCCCAGATCGTCGACACAAGCGAGAAGTCTCTCGACATGGGCGAGGCGAAACTCACGGGCGACGGCGTCATCTTCAACATCACGCCCTCCCCCGGTGCCTCGACGTGCCTGAAGAACGCGATGCGGGACGCCAACCAGGTCGTGGAGTTCCTCGGCGACGACTACGAGTTCGACGAGGCGGCGTTCCGCGAGGCGACCATCGAGCACTTCCCGCGCCGCCGCGACGACGACAGCGATGGGCGCGCCAGCGAGTCTGCCGACGACGGCGGCGAGCGCGACGACGCGGTTGCGACCCCGGACGCCGACGACTGA